A single Oncorhynchus tshawytscha isolate Ot180627B linkage group LG01, Otsh_v2.0, whole genome shotgun sequence DNA region contains:
- the LOC112222195 gene encoding zinc finger protein with KRAB and SCAN domains 8, protein MSKLQQINVFLNEKLTAVPLEISVVVKKTIAEYQEEISRLERANARLRRLLDMVFKPEIKLHRLADLQRLTVSEEKVNSRQQEWSSYLGPVESDTEESTWNSFNIITVENQKESDGNRESESTSDYQPPSEVNPESDNDESNGGKVHGVEKRIPLLGSKRRRGRPRKETSELTDPKCDVCVKYFATASGLERHRQLRHSEDRPYMCDTCGQCFALNRYLTRHMKIHTVERPHRCTVCGKRFFHKESLKNHMVNLHTGLIFKCDLCGKCLSTKGRLKLHRQNHTGGKSHPCKECDKAFYCESDLIKHTRTHTGEKPFQCKECGKCFGEKGSLTKHMMTHTQEKPHCCNKCGRRFNLKGNLTVHMRTHTGEGVQCHLCGTYLKLAASLKRHLRTHRINIAND, encoded by the exons atgtctaaacttcAGCAGATCAATGTGTTTCTCAACGAAAAATTAACAGCAGTTCCTTTGGAGATATCTGTAGTAGTTAAAAAAACGATCGCAGAGTATCAGGAAGAAATATCCCGTTTGGAACGGGCGAATGCACGTCTACGAAGACTGCTGGATATGGTTTTCAAACCAGAGATAAAGTTGCATAGATTAGCAG ACCTCCAGCGGCTCACTGTCTCTGAAGAGAAGGTTAACTCCAGGCAGCAGGAGTGGAGCTCCTATCTGGGGCCAGTGGAGTCTGATACCGAAGAGTCTACTTGGAACTCTTTCAACATCATAACGGTAGAGAACCAAAAAGAATCTGATGGCAACAGAGAATCAGAATCAACCAGTGACTATCAGCCCCCCTCGGAAGTAAATCCGGAAAGTGACAATGATGAAAGTAATGGCGGAAAAGTGCATGGAGTGGAGAAGAGAATACCTCTGTTGGGGTCAAAGAGACGACGAGGACGGCCAAGAAAAGAAACCAGTGAGTTGACGGATCCgaagtgtgatgtgtgtgtaaaatactttgcGACAGCAAGTGGTCTGGAAAGGCACCGGCAGTTACGACACAGTGAAGACAGACCATACATGTGCGATACATGTGGCCAGTGTTTCGCCTTAAACCGATACCTGACCCGACACATGAAGATTCACACAGTGGAGAGACCACATCGCTGCACGGTATGTGGCAAACGTTTCTTTCACAAGGAAAGCCTGAAAAATCACATGGTTAATCTGCATACAGGGCTGATTTTTAAATGTGATTTGTGTGGGAAATGCTTGTCGACAAAAGGTCGTCTGAAACTGCATAGGCAAAATCACACTGGGGGAAAATCGCATCCGTGCAAAGAATGTGACAAGGCTTTCTACTGCGAGTCAGACTTGATAAAGCATACGAGGACTCACACTGGGGAGAAACCGTTTCAGTGCAAAGAATGTGGCAAGTGCTTCGGCGAGAAGGGAAGCCTGACAAAGCATATGATGACTCACACACAGGAGAAACCACACTGCTGCAACAAATGTGGCAGACGCTTCAACCTCAAGGGAAACCTGACAGTGCATATGAGGACTCATACGGGGGAAGGAGTTCAATGTCATTTGTGTGGAACTTACTTGAAGTTAGCAGCTAGTCTCAAGAGACATCTGCGAACTCACAGAATAAATATTGCCAATGACTGA
- the LOC112250699 gene encoding uncharacterized protein C11orf96 homolog — translation MAVVRPMPMETQGFHHMPVVRPMPLETQGFHHVLPAHLLSSTMEEFPQQLPVPKGPARGKSRPRRPREARFKTQPVTFAEIAEVEEEGASPLEEERARRSFLQSLENLRRSTQALYCPTTGRRTATPPRQSLDSSDSDTAQ, via the coding sequence ATGGCTGTTGTCCGTCCGATGCCCATGGAGACCCAGGGATTCCACCATATGCCTGTTGTCCGTCCGATGCCCTTGGAGACCCAGGGATTCCACCACGTGCTGCCTGCCCACCTGCTCTCCTCGACCATGGAGGAGTTCCCCCAGCAGCTCCCCGTCCCCAAGGGGCCCGCCCGTGGTAAGAGCCGCCCCCGTCGGCCCCGTGAGGCCCGCTTCAAGACCCAGCCCGTCACCTTCGCCGAGATcgctgaggtggaggaggagggcgcCTCGcccctggaggaggagagggcgcGCCGGTCTTTCCTGCAGTCCCTGGAGAACCTTCGCCGGAGCACACAGGCGCTCTACTGCCCAACGACTGGCCGCCGCACAGCCACGCCCCCACGGCAAAGCCTGGACTCCAGTGACTCTGACACTGCCCAGTGA